One genomic window of Medicago truncatula cultivar Jemalong A17 chromosome 1, MtrunA17r5.0-ANR, whole genome shotgun sequence includes the following:
- the LOC120577950 gene encoding uncharacterized protein produces the protein MVGDHVFLRVTPLTGVGRALKSRKLTPKFIGPYQISERIGTVAYRVGLPPHLSNLHDVFHVSQLRKYVADPSHVIPMDDDVQVRDNLTVETMPLRIDDRKVKSLRGKEIPLVRVVWGGATGESLTWELESKMRESYPELFV, from the coding sequence ggtgatcatgtttttctgagggtcactcctttgacgggtgttggtcgtgctttgaagtcgaggaagctgactcctaagtttattggtccgtatcagatttcagagagaattggtacagtggcatatagagttggtttgccaccacatctttcgaacttgcacgatgtgtttcatgtttctcagcttcggaagtatgttgcggatccttctcatgtgattccgatggatgatgatgtgcaggttagggacaacctgacagttgagactatgccattgaggatcGATGACAGgaaggtgaagtccttgagaggtaaagagatacctcttgtgagagtcgtttggggtggagcgactggtgaaagtttgacttgggagctggagagtaagatgcgggagtcgtatccggagttgtttgtttga